The Vibrio echinoideorum genome includes a region encoding these proteins:
- the ubiG gene encoding bifunctional 2-polyprenyl-6-hydroxyphenol methylase/3-demethylubiquinol 3-O-methyltransferase UbiG produces the protein MDALFNLEMPIMTKSQNVDPAEIKKFEDMASRWWDLEGEFKPLHQINPLRLNYVLEKTEGLFGKKVLDVGCGGGILAESMAVEGAAVTGLDMGKEPLEVARLHALETGTKLDYIQSTIEDHAEENPQAYDVVTCMEMLEHVPDPQSVITACSKLVKPGGHVFFSTLNRNFKSYLFAIVGAEKLLKIVPEGTHDHEKFIRPAELIKMVDNTPLQELGITGLHYNPLTDTYRLGRSVEVNYIVHTQNFA, from the coding sequence ATGGATGCATTATTTAACTTGGAAATGCCGATTATGACTAAATCACAGAACGTAGACCCAGCAGAAATCAAAAAATTCGAAGACATGGCGTCGCGCTGGTGGGATCTAGAAGGCGAGTTTAAGCCACTACATCAAATCAATCCGCTGCGCTTAAATTACGTGCTAGAGAAAACCGAAGGCCTTTTTGGTAAGAAAGTCCTTGATGTAGGCTGCGGTGGTGGCATTTTGGCTGAAAGCATGGCTGTTGAAGGTGCGGCAGTGACCGGGCTAGATATGGGTAAAGAGCCCTTAGAAGTAGCGCGTCTCCATGCTCTTGAAACAGGCACCAAGCTAGATTACATCCAAAGCACGATTGAAGACCATGCCGAAGAGAACCCACAAGCTTACGATGTAGTTACCTGTATGGAGATGTTGGAGCATGTGCCAGATCCGCAATCTGTTATTACCGCTTGTTCAAAATTGGTAAAACCAGGTGGCCACGTTTTCTTCTCTACATTAAACCGTAATTTCAAATCTTACCTATTTGCGATTGTCGGAGCAGAGAAGCTATTGAAGATAGTCCCTGAAGGCACTCACGATCATGAAAAATTCATTCGTCCTGCAGAACTTATCAAGATGGTCGATAACACGCCTCTACAAGAATTAGGCATCACTGGGCTTCACTATAACCCACTGACAGACACCTACCGTTTAGGTCGTAGTGTAGAAGTTAATTACATCGTGCATACGCAAAACTTCGCTTAA
- the gyrA gene encoding DNA gyrase subunit A — MSDLAKEITPVNIEDELRGSYLDYAMSVIVGRALPDVRDGLKPVHRRVLFAMNVLGNDWNKSYKKSARVVGDVIGKYHPHGDSAVYESIVRMAQPFSLRYMLVDGQGNFGSVDGDSAAAMRYTEVRMSKIAGELLTDLDKETVDFVPNYDGTEQIPAVLPTKIPNLLVNGASGIAVGMATNIPPHNLGEVVDGCLAFINNEDITIDELMDYIPGPDFPTAALISGRKGIVDAYKTGRGKVYMRSRANIEMEKNGKETIIVTEIPYQVNKARLIEKIAELVKDKKVEGISALRDESDKDGMRIVIECKRDAVGEVVLNNLYSQTQLQTTFGINMVALNNGQPQLFNIKDMLKCFVDHRREVVTRRTIFELKKARDRAHILEALSLALANIDEIIELIRNAPTPAEAKAGLVARGWELGNVAAMLERAGTDAARPDWLEDQYGIRDGQYFLTETQAQAILELRLHRLTGLEHEKILDEYKALLEEIAELMHILASTERLMEVIREELEAVREIYGDERRTEITAAVHDIDMEELIAQEDVVVTLSNAGYVKYQILNDYEAQRRGGKGKSATKMKDEDYIERLLVANTHDNILCFSTRGKTYRLKVYQLPQASRTARGKPIVNILPLEDGERITAILPVSEFSNEKFIFMATGDGTVKKTSLDQFANVRANGLIAVNLRDDDSLIGVDITDGNSDIMLFSKSGKVVRFNEDKVRPMGRTASGVRGMKLPEDDQVVSLIVPSNEGDILTVTQNGYGKRTELAEYPTKGRATQGVVSIKVSDRNGPVVGAVQVEEGDEMMMITDAGTLVRTRVAEVSQVGRNTQGVTLIRTAEDENVVGLQRIDEVEEAEIVEGEETEEANADAVNAETINAEGTVVSESSEEQASDASDSESDSEQDTE, encoded by the coding sequence ATGAGCGATCTAGCGAAAGAGATCACGCCCGTAAATATTGAAGATGAGCTTAGAGGTTCATACCTAGACTACGCGATGTCCGTCATCGTTGGTCGTGCCCTTCCAGATGTGCGTGATGGCCTAAAACCAGTACACCGCCGCGTTTTGTTCGCGATGAATGTATTAGGTAATGATTGGAACAAATCATATAAAAAGTCTGCTCGTGTAGTAGGCGATGTAATCGGTAAATATCACCCACACGGTGATAGTGCGGTATACGAGTCAATTGTTCGTATGGCTCAGCCGTTTTCACTACGCTATATGTTAGTCGATGGCCAAGGTAACTTTGGTTCGGTTGACGGCGATTCAGCTGCGGCAATGCGTTATACCGAAGTTCGTATGTCAAAAATAGCTGGTGAGCTATTAACGGATCTTGATAAAGAGACGGTTGACTTCGTTCCTAACTATGATGGAACCGAGCAAATACCAGCAGTTCTACCAACAAAAATACCAAACCTATTGGTTAACGGTGCTTCTGGTATCGCAGTAGGTATGGCTACCAACATCCCGCCGCATAACCTTGGCGAAGTTGTTGATGGCTGTTTAGCATTTATCAATAATGAAGACATCACTATTGATGAGCTAATGGACTACATCCCTGGTCCTGACTTCCCGACAGCAGCATTAATCAGTGGCCGTAAGGGCATTGTCGATGCATATAAGACTGGTCGTGGCAAAGTCTACATGCGCTCGAGAGCCAACATTGAAATGGAAAAGAACGGTAAAGAAACTATTATCGTTACTGAAATTCCGTATCAAGTGAACAAAGCTCGTCTTATCGAGAAGATTGCAGAACTTGTAAAAGACAAGAAAGTTGAAGGCATCAGTGCTCTACGTGACGAATCTGATAAAGATGGTATGCGTATTGTTATTGAATGTAAGCGTGATGCTGTTGGTGAAGTTGTTCTAAACAACCTTTACTCACAAACTCAACTGCAAACGACTTTCGGCATCAACATGGTTGCTCTGAACAACGGCCAACCACAGCTGTTCAACATTAAAGATATGTTGAAGTGTTTTGTTGATCACCGTCGTGAAGTTGTAACTCGTCGTACTATCTTCGAATTGAAGAAAGCACGCGACCGTGCACACATCCTTGAAGCCTTGTCTCTAGCACTTGCAAACATTGATGAAATCATTGAACTGATCCGAAACGCACCAACACCGGCAGAAGCGAAAGCTGGCCTTGTTGCTCGTGGCTGGGAATTGGGCAATGTTGCAGCAATGCTTGAACGTGCAGGTACTGATGCGGCTCGTCCAGATTGGTTAGAAGATCAATACGGCATCCGCGATGGCCAATACTTCCTAACGGAAACTCAAGCACAAGCTATTCTAGAACTTCGTCTTCACCGCCTAACTGGCCTTGAGCACGAGAAGATTCTAGACGAGTACAAAGCACTTCTAGAAGAAATCGCTGAGCTAATGCACATTCTTGCAAGCACTGAGCGTTTGATGGAAGTTATCCGTGAAGAACTTGAAGCGGTACGTGAAATCTATGGCGACGAGCGTCGTACAGAAATCACAGCAGCAGTTCATGATATCGACATGGAAGAGCTTATTGCTCAAGAAGACGTTGTAGTAACGCTTTCTAACGCAGGTTACGTTAAGTACCAAATCCTAAACGACTACGAAGCTCAGCGTCGTGGTGGTAAAGGTAAGAGTGCGACTAAGATGAAAGATGAGGATTACATTGAGCGTCTGCTTGTTGCTAATACTCACGATAACATCTTATGTTTCTCTACTCGTGGTAAAACATACCGTCTGAAAGTGTATCAACTACCGCAAGCGAGCCGCACAGCTCGTGGTAAGCCTATCGTTAACATTCTTCCTCTAGAAGATGGTGAACGTATTACGGCTATCCTGCCTGTGTCTGAATTCTCAAACGAGAAGTTCATCTTCATGGCGACGGGTGACGGTACCGTTAAGAAGACATCACTGGATCAATTTGCAAACGTACGTGCTAACGGCTTAATCGCAGTTAACCTACGTGACGATGATTCACTGATTGGCGTTGATATTACTGATGGTAATAGTGACATCATGCTGTTCTCGAAGTCGGGCAAAGTTGTTCGCTTCAACGAGGACAAAGTGCGCCCAATGGGTCGTACTGCCTCTGGTGTTCGTGGTATGAAGCTTCCAGAAGACGATCAAGTGGTTTCACTGATTGTTCCTTCAAACGAAGGCGATATCCTAACTGTGACTCAAAACGGTTACGGTAAGCGTACTGAGCTGGCTGAATACCCAACGAAAGGCCGTGCAACGCAAGGTGTAGTATCTATCAAAGTCTCTGATCGTAATGGCCCAGTTGTTGGTGCTGTTCAGGTTGAAGAAGGCGATGAAATGATGATGATCACCGACGCAGGTACGTTAGTACGTACTCGCGTAGCGGAAGTGAGCCAAGTTGGTCGTAACACTCAAGGTGTAACACTGATTCGTACTGCTGAAGACGAGAATGTTGTAGGTCTACAACGTATCGACGAAGTAGAAGAAGCTGAGATTGTTGAAGGCGAAGAAACTGAAGAAGCAAATGCTGACGCAGTAAACGCTGAAACTATTAATGCAGAAGGAACAGTTGTTTCTGAATCAAGTGAAGAGCAAGCATCCGATGCTTCTGACTCTGAAAGTGATAGCGAGCAAGACACTGAGTAA
- a CDS encoding TPR domain-containing protein, which translates to MDMWLLVALILMSLFLVVVVIAASKNSSNLKGNILVSLIAVFLSVTVWSQLKQDTPQRPSDDNDGYTATDFQDELQQSLKQDPNQSDLWFKLGGVYMQKGEFDAAFTCYDYAIRLDPQAPSGLYAAKATALYYLSSQAMSDDVNALLDHSMQLDPDDRTALMLIATDHFISMRYQLAIDAWTKILDSNQKGIDRVSIIHSINQAKQMIR; encoded by the coding sequence ATGGACATGTGGTTGCTTGTAGCGTTGATATTGATGAGCTTATTTTTAGTCGTGGTTGTTATTGCCGCGAGTAAAAATAGCAGTAACCTCAAAGGTAATATTCTCGTATCACTTATTGCAGTGTTTCTCAGTGTTACGGTTTGGTCTCAACTTAAACAAGACACACCTCAACGACCTTCTGATGACAATGATGGTTACACGGCAACAGATTTCCAAGACGAGCTTCAGCAGAGCCTTAAGCAAGACCCGAATCAATCCGATTTATGGTTCAAGCTTGGTGGTGTCTATATGCAGAAAGGGGAGTTTGATGCAGCGTTTACCTGTTACGACTATGCTATTCGCCTAGATCCTCAAGCGCCTTCTGGCCTCTATGCTGCCAAAGCAACGGCACTTTATTACCTCAGTTCTCAAGCCATGAGCGATGACGTGAATGCGCTATTGGATCACTCCATGCAGCTTGATCCTGATGATCGTACGGCATTAATGTTGATTGCAACCGATCACTTCATCAGTATGCGTTATCAATTAGCGATCGATGCATGGACTAAAATCCTCGATTCCAATCAAAAAGGGATCGATCGTGTTTCCATTATTCATTCGATCAACCAAGCAAAGCAGATGATCCGTTAA
- a CDS encoding rhodanese-like domain-containing protein: MKTLLSLSALCITLLSSGVYASERADIGWELIEKGALVVDVRTPAEFANGHLSNAINYPLSEVATHFANIEKDQPIVLYCRSGNRSGQAYQFLRAQGFTQIHNAGGLIEMQESN; encoded by the coding sequence ATGAAGACCTTACTTTCGCTTTCTGCACTGTGCATTACGTTGTTAAGTTCTGGAGTTTACGCTTCTGAACGTGCTGATATAGGTTGGGAGTTAATTGAAAAAGGGGCACTAGTGGTTGATGTAAGGACACCTGCCGAGTTCGCAAACGGACACCTAAGCAATGCCATTAACTACCCTCTTTCTGAAGTGGCTACTCACTTTGCTAACATCGAGAAAGACCAACCCATCGTTTTGTATTGCCGTAGTGGCAATCGCTCAGGACAAGCGTATCAGTTCTTGCGTGCACAAGGGTTTACTCAGATCCACAATGCTGGTGGCTTAATTGAAATGCAAGAAAGTAACTAG
- the nrfA gene encoding ammonia-forming nitrite reductase cytochrome c552 subunit, which produces MKKHWIRNSVTALLMVSASLASATSFAASEQKEIGDPRNDQFEQNHPDQYHSWRQTSESETIEDALKEDPNMVIMWAGYGFAKDYNKARGHFYAIDDVRQTLRTGGPTDENSGPMPMACWSCKSPDVARVIEERGEDGYFEGKWARLGNEIINPIGCSDCHDTKSEGFKNGEPALKVTRPYVERAFETIGKKFDEQSRLDQQASVCAQCHVEYYFTGPTKGVKFPWDQGTTVGDMERYYDAINFKDWTHKVSKAPMLKAQHPGFETWREGIHGKNKVVCADCHMPKVTKEDGTVYTDHKVGNPFDRFEDTCANCHTQSKETMRNIVSSRKAQVLNMKLTAEKQIVAAHFEAGAAWEAGATEQEMEPILIDIRHAQWRWDYAIASHGIHMHAPEIALEVLGTAVDRAADARTKIVRLLAKKGITDPIEIPDISTKEAAQKALGMDMDKMNAEKQHFLDTVVPQWEEQAEKREANYEY; this is translated from the coding sequence GTGAAAAAGCATTGGATACGTAATTCAGTCACAGCACTATTAATGGTTAGCGCATCACTAGCAAGCGCGACCAGTTTTGCTGCGTCTGAACAAAAAGAAATTGGCGACCCTCGTAACGACCAGTTCGAGCAAAACCACCCTGATCAATATCATTCATGGAGACAGACTTCAGAAAGCGAAACCATAGAAGACGCACTAAAAGAAGATCCCAACATGGTTATCATGTGGGCTGGTTACGGCTTCGCAAAAGATTACAACAAGGCACGTGGTCACTTTTATGCAATTGACGATGTACGACAAACGCTTCGTACTGGCGGCCCAACAGACGAAAACTCTGGCCCGATGCCAATGGCATGTTGGAGTTGTAAGAGCCCAGACGTAGCACGTGTTATTGAAGAACGTGGTGAAGACGGTTACTTTGAGGGTAAATGGGCTCGTTTGGGTAATGAAATTATTAACCCTATCGGTTGCTCTGATTGTCACGATACCAAAAGCGAAGGCTTTAAAAATGGTGAACCAGCACTTAAGGTGACTCGTCCTTACGTTGAACGTGCATTTGAAACGATTGGTAAAAAGTTTGATGAACAAAGCCGACTAGACCAACAAGCTTCTGTTTGTGCACAATGCCACGTGGAATACTACTTCACAGGGCCAACCAAAGGTGTGAAATTCCCTTGGGACCAAGGTACAACCGTTGGTGACATGGAACGCTACTATGATGCAATCAACTTTAAAGATTGGACGCATAAAGTATCGAAAGCACCCATGCTGAAAGCACAGCACCCAGGTTTCGAAACATGGCGCGAAGGCATCCATGGTAAGAACAAAGTCGTTTGTGCTGACTGTCATATGCCGAAAGTGACCAAAGAAGATGGCACTGTTTATACCGACCATAAAGTGGGTAACCCATTCGACCGCTTCGAAGATACGTGTGCAAACTGTCACACTCAATCGAAAGAAACCATGCGTAACATCGTTTCAAGCCGTAAAGCGCAAGTACTAAACATGAAGCTGACAGCAGAGAAACAAATCGTTGCTGCTCACTTTGAAGCAGGCGCAGCATGGGAAGCGGGTGCGACAGAGCAAGAGATGGAACCTATCTTAATCGATATCCGTCACGCTCAATGGCGTTGGGACTACGCTATTGCGTCTCACGGCATTCATATGCATGCACCTGAAATCGCTCTAGAAGTGCTAGGTACTGCCGTTGACCGCGCAGCGGATGCTCGAACTAAGATTGTTCGTCTACTGGCGAAGAAAGGCATCACCGATCCAATCGAGATTCCAGATATCTCGACAAAAGAAGCGGCTCAAAAAGCGCTTGGAATGGACATGGATAAGATGAACGCTGAGAAACAACACTTCTTAGACACCGTTGTTCCTCAATGGGAAGAGCAAGCTGAAAAGCGTGAAGCCAACTACGAATACTAG
- the nrfB gene encoding cytochrome c nitrite reductase pentaheme subunit encodes MGNIKLAIVIMLKSLLAFCLYGYSIHAVAEPAVTPVGESTRHEVELIRDKDYKCVQCHKDSKETVLGSHGESAHALLGREVNCTDCHSSISPDHREGAPKVVKYREAQSQPGTEKVFLDPKLILDANSQCVDCHKPDDLREASWTHDVHAQNLTCSNCHDVHATEAKVLGLDKKQTIKLCVDCHSDFNQKKEGE; translated from the coding sequence ATGGGCAATATTAAATTGGCCATAGTCATAATGCTTAAATCCCTTCTAGCATTCTGCCTCTATGGTTATTCCATTCATGCTGTTGCTGAGCCTGCTGTTACGCCAGTAGGAGAATCAACAAGACATGAAGTCGAATTAATCCGTGATAAAGACTACAAGTGTGTTCAATGCCATAAAGATTCAAAAGAAACGGTATTGGGTTCACATGGTGAAAGTGCACACGCTTTGCTTGGCCGCGAAGTAAATTGTACCGATTGTCATAGTTCTATTAGCCCCGATCACCGTGAAGGTGCACCTAAAGTGGTGAAGTATCGTGAGGCTCAATCACAGCCTGGAACCGAGAAGGTTTTCTTAGACCCTAAATTAATCCTAGATGCCAATAGTCAATGTGTGGATTGTCATAAACCTGATGATCTCCGCGAAGCTAGCTGGACTCACGATGTTCACGCGCAAAACTTAACTTGTTCAAATTGCCACGATGTTCATGCGACCGAAGCGAAGGTGTTGGGCTTAGATAAAAAGCAAACCATTAAGCTGTGTGTGGATTGCCATTCAGACTTCAACCAGAAGAAAGAAGGGGAGTAA
- the nrfC gene encoding cytochrome c nitrite reductase Fe-S protein encodes MSCSRRNFLAGAGAVIFTTGVAGTAAVTSRKTLANVQEDGVKRYGMIHDETACIGCTACTEACREVNNVPEGVSRLEIIKSEPQGEYPNVDYRFTRNSCQHCDNAPCVMVCPTGAAYKDEKTGIVDVHKEKCVGCGYCLLACPYQVRFFHPENKSADKCNFCRDTNLAQGKLPACVESCPTKALTFGDLNDPESEINQVLQSEVVYRDKAYLGTQPKLYKVPHQKGEI; translated from the coding sequence ATGAGCTGCTCAAGAAGAAACTTTTTAGCGGGCGCAGGTGCCGTAATCTTTACGACCGGTGTTGCAGGAACGGCGGCGGTGACAAGTCGTAAAACGCTAGCCAATGTCCAAGAAGATGGCGTTAAGCGTTACGGAATGATTCATGACGAAACCGCTTGTATTGGTTGTACCGCTTGTACAGAAGCATGTCGTGAAGTGAACAATGTGCCTGAAGGTGTATCGCGCTTAGAAATTATTAAGAGCGAGCCACAAGGCGAATATCCAAATGTTGATTACCGTTTTACTCGTAACTCTTGCCAACATTGTGATAACGCGCCGTGTGTCATGGTTTGCCCAACAGGTGCAGCCTACAAAGATGAAAAAACGGGCATTGTTGATGTCCACAAAGAGAAGTGTGTCGGCTGTGGTTACTGTTTGTTAGCGTGTCCATATCAAGTGCGCTTTTTCCATCCAGAGAACAAATCAGCCGATAAATGTAACTTCTGTCGTGATACCAATCTAGCGCAAGGGAAGTTGCCTGCTTGTGTCGAATCTTGCCCAACCAAAGCGCTGACATTCGGCGATTTGAATGACCCTGAGAGTGAGATAAACCAAGTACTTCAATCCGAGGTGGTTTACAGAGATAAAGCCTATCTAGGCACTCAACCAAAACTCTATAAAGTGCCACACCAAAAAGGGGAGATTTGA
- the nrfD gene encoding cytochrome c nitrite reductase subunit NrfD produces the protein MSAWDTAFQSGTVVWDWIIAIYLFLAGMSAGAVMISIYLKRKVIEGDPAHNGVLKATAFLAPFGIIAGLLILVFHLTKPLSFWKIMIFYNPTSVMSMGVILFQVYMVILFLWIGIIFRDQIVVFLNDQTWLKGRLDFVGKWIGKLEVFENALEIFLAVLALMLAAYTGFLLSALNTFPLLNNPVLPILFLFSSLSSGAAACILFGVLVFKESPHSPSISWIHGFERPVVMFELFVLITFFTGLIFAGGQSEQAVWNAIGSGFWASWFWYGVIGVGMVLPLLLNAVMPTSIRHSAVYIFSVTSLSLMGVLMLRTFVLYAGQLTIA, from the coding sequence ATGAGTGCATGGGATACAGCTTTTCAGTCTGGTACGGTGGTATGGGACTGGATTATTGCAATCTATCTATTTCTTGCAGGGATGTCGGCCGGTGCAGTGATGATCTCAATTTACCTTAAGAGAAAGGTAATTGAAGGCGATCCTGCTCATAATGGTGTATTAAAGGCTACCGCTTTTCTTGCTCCGTTTGGGATCATTGCAGGCCTGTTGATCTTGGTTTTCCATCTAACTAAGCCCTTGTCATTTTGGAAGATCATGATCTTTTATAACCCAACGTCTGTGATGTCGATGGGTGTGATCTTATTCCAAGTGTATATGGTGATCTTGTTCCTTTGGATCGGCATTATATTTAGAGATCAAATTGTGGTGTTCTTGAATGACCAAACATGGTTGAAAGGGCGCCTCGACTTTGTTGGAAAATGGATCGGTAAGTTAGAGGTGTTTGAGAATGCTTTGGAAATATTCTTAGCGGTTCTCGCATTGATGCTTGCTGCTTATACGGGCTTCTTGCTTTCAGCTTTAAATACCTTCCCATTATTGAATAACCCAGTTTTGCCGATTTTATTCTTGTTTTCGAGTCTATCTTCGGGAGCGGCTGCGTGTATTTTGTTTGGTGTATTGGTCTTCAAAGAGTCACCACACAGCCCGAGTATTTCTTGGATACATGGATTTGAACGTCCGGTTGTGATGTTTGAACTGTTTGTTCTTATTACTTTCTTCACTGGGCTTATCTTCGCGGGTGGCCAAAGTGAACAAGCGGTATGGAACGCGATTGGCAGTGGTTTTTGGGCAAGTTGGTTCTGGTATGGCGTGATCGGTGTCGGTATGGTTCTACCATTGCTGCTAAATGCGGTAATGCCAACGTCTATCCGTCATAGCGCGGTGTATATTTTCTCCGTGACTTCGCTAAGTCTGATGGGCGTGTTAATGCTACGAACTTTTGTCCTTTATGCAGGGCAGCTAACGATAGCTTAA
- a CDS encoding heme lyase CcmF/NrfE family subunit, with protein MVGSLGLFSLVLVAVLSSIIGVHSFYQMLNKRAQNLGLIRSFSLSSALFSLTSVALLGYAFVSDDFSILYVAEHSNTQLPSFFKLAAVWAGHEGSLLFWVLTISVWSGVIALQKHYSNEYQSRVLWVMNALLAIFAWFTLFASNPFEMNSTLPLQGRDLNPMLQDVGLIFHPPLLYLGYVGFSVVLAFAVAALLVDPIEFDWVAHCRSWCLVAWIFLTAGIILGSWWAYYELGWGGWWFWDPVENASLLPWLTSTALLHSLGVAKGKQQLLKWSLSLAFITFCLSILGTFIVRSGVLTSVHAFAVDPTKGIALLLILVLVLVSSFSLLIVRGESFESNPITSFASKSFLSLVAVLIFVLATAVVVFGTFYPMVFELLGLGNISVGAPYFNLLIAPLALLALGVVGLAPLLSIKPQATKGIIASLALVSFLLGYICYSWQVEQVQLQVMALLTWGLAFWVLLSHIYGLVVTRSSKFQRKVWVMTFAHVGVAVLAVGAAMNSYHSFERSYKLSPGTQVEFMDWTLSHRDTELYVASNFSAEKAILNLDVGEKSFSIAPERRHYQVRVMNMSEPAMKWFWHGDVYITMGEKVDSAAYAFRVQYKAYARWIWFGGLFSILGALLSLILRRKKTVKASQYAFQRS; from the coding sequence ATGGTCGGTTCTTTGGGGCTGTTTAGTTTAGTGTTGGTTGCTGTACTCAGTAGCATTATTGGTGTGCATTCGTTTTACCAAATGCTAAATAAACGGGCGCAAAATCTAGGTTTAATCCGCAGTTTCTCTCTTTCAAGTGCGCTGTTCTCTCTCACTTCTGTCGCATTACTTGGCTATGCCTTTGTCAGTGACGACTTCTCTATTCTCTATGTCGCTGAACATTCCAATACACAGTTACCCTCATTTTTTAAGCTTGCGGCCGTATGGGCAGGACATGAAGGTTCCTTGTTGTTTTGGGTCCTGACGATCAGCGTCTGGTCTGGCGTTATTGCCTTGCAAAAACACTATTCGAATGAATACCAAAGCCGTGTGTTGTGGGTCATGAATGCGTTGCTCGCGATATTTGCGTGGTTTACGCTATTTGCTTCAAACCCATTTGAAATGAATTCAACACTGCCTCTTCAGGGGCGCGACCTTAATCCTATGTTGCAAGATGTGGGGTTGATTTTTCATCCACCTTTGCTTTATCTCGGTTATGTGGGCTTTTCTGTGGTTCTGGCATTTGCTGTGGCCGCTTTGCTGGTTGATCCAATTGAGTTTGATTGGGTTGCTCATTGTCGCAGTTGGTGTTTAGTCGCTTGGATCTTTTTAACCGCAGGGATCATTCTTGGCTCTTGGTGGGCGTATTACGAATTAGGTTGGGGCGGCTGGTGGTTCTGGGATCCTGTTGAGAATGCCAGCTTGTTGCCATGGCTTACTTCAACAGCTTTACTGCACAGTCTAGGCGTTGCCAAGGGCAAGCAACAGCTTCTGAAGTGGTCTCTTAGCCTTGCTTTCATTACATTTTGCTTGAGTATCCTAGGCACCTTTATTGTTCGTTCTGGCGTACTAACGTCGGTGCATGCTTTTGCTGTCGACCCAACTAAAGGTATCGCACTGCTGCTTATATTAGTGCTGGTACTTGTTAGCTCATTTTCTCTGCTTATCGTCAGAGGTGAATCTTTTGAATCTAATCCGATTACCAGCTTCGCCAGCAAAAGCTTTTTGAGCCTAGTCGCGGTACTCATCTTTGTACTGGCAACGGCCGTGGTTGTTTTCGGTACTTTCTATCCAATGGTATTTGAACTACTTGGACTGGGCAATATATCGGTCGGCGCGCCTTACTTTAATTTGTTGATTGCACCTTTGGCTTTGCTTGCGTTAGGTGTAGTGGGCTTAGCTCCGTTGTTGAGTATTAAACCTCAAGCAACTAAAGGTATTATTGCCTCGTTAGCTCTGGTGTCATTTTTGCTTGGGTACATTTGTTATTCTTGGCAAGTGGAACAGGTACAACTACAAGTGATGGCACTGCTGACTTGGGGGCTCGCATTCTGGGTGTTACTGTCGCATATTTACGGCTTAGTGGTTACCCGAAGTTCTAAGTTCCAACGCAAAGTATGGGTGATGACTTTTGCTCATGTCGGGGTTGCGGTACTCGCAGTAGGCGCTGCAATGAATAGCTATCACTCGTTTGAGCGCAGCTATAAACTAAGTCCTGGTACACAAGTAGAGTTCATGGATTGGACGCTTTCGCATCGTGATACTGAGCTTTATGTCGCCTCAAATTTTAGCGCTGAGAAGGCAATACTAAACTTAGATGTTGGTGAGAAAAGCTTTTCCATCGCGCCAGAAAGAAGACACTACCAAGTTCGTGTGATGAACATGAGTGAGCCTGCAATGAAGTGGTTCTGGCATGGCGATGTTTATATCACCATGGGAGAAAAAGTGGATTCTGCCGCTTATGCGTTCCGAGTTCAGTATAAAGCGTATGCTCGTTGGATTTGGTTTGGTGGGCTTTTCTCTATCTTGGGTGCCTTACTCTCATTGATACTTCGTAGAAAGAAAACGGTTAAGGCTTCACAATATGCATTCCAGCGTTCGTAA
- a CDS encoding DsbE family thiol:disulfide interchange protein has protein sequence MHSSVRNKLITLFSIALALVVAFSFALDSKQQSTTVSKQKRAFPEFISSELVGDERDSRDTQDLTLADITQHPYQLVNVWASWCGICKTEHAFLLKLQNKGIPIVGLNYRDNPAAAIKVLSNDGNPYSKVISDPQGELALELGVIGTPETYLVDADGQIIKKLLGVLNESVWQDELARYFNGAKG, from the coding sequence ATGCATTCCAGCGTTCGTAATAAACTCATCACTCTGTTTTCAATTGCTCTCGCTTTGGTCGTTGCATTTTCTTTTGCGCTCGACAGTAAGCAGCAATCGACCACCGTATCGAAACAGAAAAGAGCATTTCCTGAATTCATATCCTCTGAGCTAGTGGGTGATGAAAGAGACAGTCGTGATACGCAAGATCTTACGCTTGCTGATATCACTCAACACCCATACCAATTGGTTAACGTGTGGGCGTCTTGGTGTGGAATATGTAAAACGGAACACGCTTTTTTGCTCAAACTTCAAAATAAGGGCATTCCCATTGTTGGGCTCAATTATCGAGATAACCCCGCAGCAGCGATAAAAGTGTTATCGAATGATGGAAATCCGTACTCTAAAGTTATCAGTGATCCTCAAGGCGAATTGGCTTTAGAGTTGGGTGTAATAGGAACACCTGAAACATATTTAGTTGATGCAGATGGTCAAATCATTAAGAAACTATTGGGTGTGTTGAATGAATCTGTTTGGCAAGATGAACTGGCAAGGTACTTTAATGGTGCGAAGGGATGA